The Klebsiella africana sequence CTGATTTACCCCTAACCAACTCATTAGCGAGTAGAATTTATTTGCTGTGGTTCTTTTAAAGACTGAATCACTGTCCCTGTTATCGCGTACTCCATAAACAATCTCAAATCCTTCGTGGTATTTGTCGATCATTTTTTCAATGCAACTTATATCATCTTGCAGGTCTGCATCAATACTAACAGTTACGTCTGTATCAGCGTTTGATAATCCCGCCATTAGGGCTATCTGGTGTCCTCGGTTTCTTGATAATTTTAATCCTCGGACAAAAGAATTTTTGCAGGATGCGGCCTTAATTTGTTCCCAGGTATCATCTCTGCTTCCATCATCTACAAAAAGAATATAACTCTTATCGCTAATCTTTCCTTTGGAAATGAGGTTTGATAATACTGACGTTAAACCATCCAAACAGAAAGGGAACGCGTCCTTTTCGTTGTAACATGGCACTACAATTGCGAGTGATGGTGATTTTGACTTCATAATGTCCATATTAATCTCATTCATTTCATAGACCAAAATTTATTAAGGATAAAACCTATTGCTGTGTAAAAAAACATGCCTATAAATTGCGCGGTATAAACATGCTGGGGCATGAGTGTTAAAAAGAATTTCATCGCTACTAGATTAAAAATATAACAAATTGCGCAGACTGATAGGAACTTGATGAACTTTATTAAGCTCAATGAAGTAGAGAATGTGAATCTTACGTTCATAATGAAGCTAAAAAGAATGCCCGCGACATAACCGGAGACATTAGATAGGTAGATGCCAACGCCGAACTGCATCAAGCTGAATATAACCGCTGCCGTCAAAGCTGTGTTCGCCAAACCAACGAATACATACCTAACAGCTTGTGATTTAATACTAGTTAGCACCAATAACTCCATTTTACCAATTGAAAGTTATGTATTTTTATGGAACGAACGCATGTTCGATGAAAATGACAGAAAACCATAGACAATATCCTTAAAGGTTAGAGCGATATTATAAGGCATAAAGAGAAATCAAAAAAGCTCCTGGATTAGATCTGGGTATCCAGGCCCGACATAGCAGCCAGGCTGCGTAATGTTAGCTGGGCGAGGGCAGTAGGGATGCACAGTAATGTCCTGGTTGCTATCGTTTGGCTGGTATAATTAATTGATTTTATTATACTTAACGACCAAGTGATCACGCGATTTCTTTAATTCATTTCCTTTTGGCAATCCGCCTTTGCCAGCCAAACGCCACTTATTTTTCAGGCGAAATTTTACTTCAAGTGCGCCTCTCATTTGTCCCAGGACAAAACGATCTTCCCTTGCTACTATCAACCGGATACTTATCCCAGCCTACCGGAGGCACCATGTTCACTGGACTTTGCGCATTCCCCCTGACACCTTTGCGTCAGCAAAAGATCGATGAAAAGGCGTTTATCCGTATTCTCGCGCGTCTTAACGATGCCGAGGTTGACTCGCTGGGCATCTTAGGCTCCACCGGCAGCTACGCTTATCTCAGCCGTGAGCAGCGTAGGCGGGTGGTGCAGGTAGCGAAGGTGCATGCGGGGTCGATTCCGATGATGGTCGGCGTCGGCGCCATTGCGACTAGCGAGGTGCTGCGCCTGGTGGAAGATGCTCAGGAGGCAGGGGCGGATGCGTTATTACTGCCGATGATGTCCTATCAGCCGCTTTCCGCGGAGGAGATTTTTGCTTTTTACGAAGAAGTCTGTCGGCATGTTTCCGTACCGGTTTGCCTGTATGACAATCCCCGCACTACCCGCGTAATGCTGGCGGATGAGCTGCAGGGGCGTATCGCCGCTTTGCCGGCCATTGCCTCGATTAAAATTCCCGGCCTGCCCGCGCCACAGGCGAGCGAACGTGTTGCGGCCCTGCGTCAGCATCTTCCCTCTCGGGTTACGCTTGGCGTCAGCGGCGACGCGTGGGCCACGGCCGGGTTACAGGCTGGCTGCGAAGCCTGGTATTCGGTCTGCGGCGGACTCTTTCCCCAGCACTCACTGGCGCTGGTAAGAGCGATACGTAGCGGCGATGTGGCGCAGACTGCGGCACTGAATGAGCAGCTGGCCCCCCTATGGCGATGCTTTGACCGCTATGGCGGCAGTCTGCGAGTGATAGCCAGCGCCGCGGCGATCCTCGGACTCTGCGATCCAGACTCGCTTCCCCGGCCGTTGCTTTCGTTAGGGGAGGAGGCCTGTCGTGAGGTGGCGGTAGCGCTGCGTGGCCTGGCGTGATCGCGTATCGTTGATACCGACGCGTCGGGTGCCGCCGGGTGGCTTTCTGTCGGCAATTCGGCTACTGTAGGCCCGATTTTTACCATGCGAGCCTGTGAATGAATACCGGACCTTTAAATGAAAACGAACTGGAATGGCTGGACGAGACGCTGGCGAAATACGCCACCGACGGCACCATTCTGGATGTGTCTGAACTGGATGGCCTGCTGACGGCAATCCTGTCTGCGCCGACTGACATCGAGCCCGCCGAATGGCTGCTCGCCATCTGGGGCGGGGCGGACAATGTGCCCCGCTGGGCCAATGATCGCGAGCGCGATCGCTTTGTCAATCTGACGCTGCAGCATATGAGCGACATCGCCGAACGGCTGGAGTCCTATCCCGATCAGTTTGAACCGCTGTTCGGCACCCGCGAAGCGGAAGGTCAGGAGCTGACTATCGTCGAGGAGTGGTGCTTTGGCTATCTGCGCGGCGTGGCGCTGAGTGACTGGTCGACGCTGCCCGCTGAGCTTCAGCCGGAGCTGGACGCTATCGCGCTTCACGGCAGCGAAGAACAGTTTAGCGCGCTGGATAATCTGACGGCAGATGAATTTATCGCCAGCATCGAGCGTATCACTCCGGCGGCGCTGGCGCTTTACCAGTACTGGATGGCGAATCCCCTGCCGGTGGTAGTTCCTCAGCCGGTCAGAAATGAGGCAAAGATCGGACGTAACGATCCCTGCCCGTGCGGCAGCGGTAAGAAGTATAAGCAGTGTTGCTTAGCGAAATGAAAAAGGGGCCAGTTGGCCCCTTTTTTATCCCACCGCGGGTAACAACCCGGCGACGATACAGAACTGGATAGCCACGATTCCCACTCCGCACAGCAGAACCAGCCACAGCGCCGGTGCGCCGCCGGCAACTCGCCAGGCAGCCTGCGGATGCTGACGACGGCTCTTCATGACCAGCAGGGCTGGTAACATCAGGGCCAGCACGGCGAGTGCCACCCCGGCGTAACCCAGGGCCATAACAAAGCCGCGTGGGTAAAACAGGGCGAACGCCAGCGGCGGCAGGAAGGTGATCACCCCACTTTGCAAACGCCCGCCAACGCTGTTTTTGCGCTGGAACATATCGGCCAGATAATCAAACAGACCGAGGGAGACGCCGAGGAATGAGGTTGCCAGCGCAAGGTCGGCAAACAGATGAACGGCCAGCTCCACGTGCGGTGAGGCAACCACTTCGCGGATCGCCTCCAGCAGACCGTTCAGACCGGCGTTTTTCGCCAGCAGGGCGGTAAAGGCTGGGGCATCGATACTCCCCAATGTCGCCAGCTGCCAGAAAATATAGGCCACCAATGGAATAAAGCTGCCGATAATAAACACCCGGCGCAGTTTGCGAATATCGCCTCCCAGGTAGCTGACGATGCTCGGTACGCTGCCGTGAAAGCCAAAAGAGGTAAAGACGACCGGAATGGCCGACAGAGCCAGGCCTTGCTCAACCGGCAGCGTCAGCAGATTGACCTGATGTATGTGCGGCATCAGCAAGGCCAGCATTATCACCAGAAAGATGATCTTGGCGCTAAACAGAAAACGGTTGAAGAGATCGACCAGCGCGGTACCGATGCAGACCACCGCCCCGCCCAGCAGTGTGAAGATCAGTACGCCTGCTGCCGGCGGTAGCTGCCAGCCCAGCCACTGGTTAAGGCTGGAAGCCAGTAATTCACCGGCACCACTGATATAGGCTGCCGTGAGAGCGTATAGCAGAAACAGCATGCAGAATCCGGTAACCCACTGCCCATAACGGCCCAGATAGCGTGCCGCCAGAGACCCTAGCCCCATATCGGCAGGGACATGCTGATAGACTTCCAGTAGTAAAAGCGCCGTATAGCACATCAACGCCCACAGGGTAAAAAGTAAACCCAGCGTGACGCCAAACCCGACGCCAGCGGCGGCCAATGGCATGGCCAACATTCCTGCACCGATTGTGGTGCCTGCTACGATTAAAATACTGCCCAGAGTGCGGTTTTTCACGCTTGTCGCTATCCCTACAGCAAATAACAATAATTTATGCCGCGCAGAGTAGGGGATCTTGCGAGGTTCGTCAAATGAGGGTTACAACCACTGTAATGAAAACTTTACGAGTGTAGAGAGCAGAAAATCTGCGCTGGCGCAAAGCGCAGGCTGCCCGTCTGGCCTAAGCTGGCGGTTTTTCAGGAGGGGTTATGTCTTCTATTCACGGTCATGAAGTGCTGCAGATGATGCTGGCGTCGGAGGAGCCCTGGACGCTCTCCTCGCTGGAGGCGGCCATCCACCGTCGCTTCGGCGCAGAGGCGCGCTTTCACACCTGTTCAGCGGAGAATTTGAGCGCTGCTGAACTGGTGGCGTTTTTAGAGAAAAAAGGGAAATTTATAGCCAAAGAGGAAGGGTTTACCACCGCAGAAAATAAGATTTGCCGCCATTAAAAAATGCCGCGACGTAAAGTCGTCGCGGCCTGGGCGATTAATTCTGCGTATCGAGGGTCGCCAGCTCTTTATCGATAAAGTACAGACCTTCGCCGCTTTTCCCGACGAGGGTCAGTTTGTCAATCACTGATTTAAATAATTTCTCTTCTTCATGCTGTTCAGCAACATACCACTGCAGGAAATTAAAGGTTGGGTAATCCTGGCTGGTCATGGCCGCGTGCGCCAGTTCATTAATTTTTCTCGTGATTAACTGCTCATGCTCATAGGTCTGGCGGAACAGCTCATCCAGTGATGCATAATCGGCAAACGGGGAGGCGATCGCGTTGATGCGCGGCAGGCTGCCGGTGTCGGTCAGGTAGTCGAACAGGCGCTGCATATGGGTCATCTCTTCCTGGGCATGGCGACGCAGGAAGGCCGCTGCGCCTTCAAAACTATGGTAACTACACCAGGCGCTCATCTGCTGATAAAGAAGAGAGGAATAAAGTTCAAGATTCATCTGTTCATTTAGTTTGTCGATCATTTCCGTTTTCAGCATTGCCGCGCTCCTGGAATTAAAAAATAGATGTTATAGGAGGTCACTATAATTTGTTATTTAATTATTTGCAAAAAGTAAATTTAAAAATGTTTTATTTAAAATGCTAATGGGAATAACACGCATTGGCAATTTAATAATAAATGAGAATGGTTTTAATTTATTATTCATCATAGTGGAAAATGATATGACTGCCACCTGGCTGTCGAGGCAGAGAGAGCGAGGCGAGGGGGGCCCCTGGGGGAGTGAACCCGGCGGCTGGGCCGGCGAAGATGGCGAAAGTGTGAAGCGCTGCGTAATTTTTAAAACAACTTTTCATAAAATTTGAAAGTTTGTTTTCAAGGTAGTAGAGTTGCAGTCAACGCCAATGACATTCTGCGGGCAATCCCGCACAGCATTCAGGAGAGTAAACCATGAAGATTGCATTGATGATGGAGAACAGCCAGGCGAACAAAAACGCCATCATCCTCAACGAGCTTAACGCGGTTGCCGACGAGAAAGGATTCCCGGTCTATAACGTCGGCATGAGCGATGAGAACGATCATCATCTGACCTACATCCATCTTGGGATCATGGCCAGTATTCTGCTGAATTCGAAAGCAGTCGACTTCGTGGTCACCGGCTGTGGTACCGGTCAGGGGGCGCTGATGTCGCTGAACATCCATCCTGGCGTGGTCTGTGGCTACTGTATCGATCCGGCGGATGCGTTCCTGTTTGCCCAGATCAACAACGGTAACGCCCTGTCGCTGCCGTTTGCCAAAGGTTTCGGCTGGGGCGCGGAGCTGAATGTACGGTTTATCTTTGAAAAAGCCTTTACCGGCCGCAATGGCGAAGGCTATCCGCCGGAGCGCAAAGAACCGCAGGTGCGCAATGCCGGGATCCTCAACCAGGTCAAAGCCGCGGTAGTAAAAGAGAACTATCTCGATACCCTGCGTGCTATCGATCCGCAACTGGTGAAAACCGCGGTATCTGGTCCACGCTTCCAGCAGTGCTTCTTCGAAAACTGCCAGGATAAAGCGATCGAAGACTTTGTTCGCCAGATCGTCGGCTAACCGTCATCAGGGCCAGCACCGCTGGCCCTTCCGTCATTTATTTCTTCTTCTCCGACACGCTGCTGCCCGCCGTCCTGGCCAGGTGCAGGCTGTCGATCATCCCCACCAGACAGATGAAGGCGATAAACACAAACGACAGGCGGAAGCTGATTCCCGGTAGTTCAGTAAGATGCAGCCAGTCGCCAACCTGCTCGCCCAGGCGAATGCCAATCGCCCCGAGCGTGATCCCCAGCCCTACCGCCAGCTGCGACGCGGTACTGAACAGCGTATTGGCATCACTCATCTGTGCGGCGGGGACATCCGCAAAGGCCAACGTGCTTACACCGGTAAACTGGATTGAGCGAAATACCCCGCCGAGATAAAGGATCAGCATGATGGCCCAGACCGGCGTCTGCGGCGTAAGCAGCGCGCAGGCCAGCAGCGAACAGACGTTCAACGCGCCGTTGATCAGCAGTAGCCGACGAAAGCCCAGCCAGCGAATGAGCGGCGTGGTGGCGGGTTTAATGGTTAAATTACCGACAAACACCGCCAGCACCAGCAGGCCGGAGTGAAAAGGATCCATACCGAACCCCACCTGGAACAGCAGGGGGAGCAGAAAGGGCACCGCGCTGATGGAGGCCCGGAACAACGAGCCGCCGTACATTGTCACCCGGAACGTCGGCACCTGCAGGGCGTCGAGACGAACCATAGGCGCCGCCGTCCGGCGGAAATGACGAATGGAATATAACAGACAGCCAAAGCCAAGCGCGGCGAGAGCCAGCGTGGGCCAGATTGCTGGCTGACGATCGCCAAGCCGTTCCATCGCGGTCACCAGACTGACCATCGCCACCGAGGTAGTGATAAATCCGGTGAGATCGAAGGAGCGCCGTTCCGTTTCGCGAATATCAGGAATAATGCGCAACGAAAGGATGATGGCTGCAAGGCCCAGCGGGACATTGATAAAGAAGATCCAGTGCCAGCTGGCGTAGCGGGTTATAAAGCCGCCCAAAGGCGGGCCGATAATGGGAGCAACCAGCGCCGGCCAGGTCAGGGTGGCAATGGCCTTGATCAGCAGGTGTTTCGGCGTGGTTCGCAGTACCGCCAGGCGACCAACGGGTACCATCAGCGCACCGCCGACGCCCTGAAGGATACGCATGGCGACAAAGGTATTCACCTCGGTGGAAAGGCCGCAAAAAACCGAGGCCAGGGTAAAGATCCCCAGGGCGAGGGTGAAAATAGCGCGGGCGCCAAAGCGATCGGCGATCCAGCCGCTGGCCGGGATCAGGACCGCGAGGGTGATCAAGTAGGCGCTAATGCCGATATTCAGCTCTACCGCGCTGACGCCAAAATCCCTCGCCATATCGGGCAGGGCGGTGGCGATCACCGTTCCGTCGAGAAACTCCATAAAAAAAGCACCGGCCACCAGCAGCGCCGGCGCTGAAAAAGTGCGTTCGTCTCTGGAAGAAATCGCCGTATTCATGTTGTCACTGCCATCAAGAGTCTGATCCTGTGCAAAGCGGCAGGAGAAGGTCCGCCAGCCAGTAGGGTAGATAAAAAAACCTGCGACGGCAGGTTTTTTTATCTGTGAAGATTTAGGGTACTATTACGCTCCTGAAAAAAGGAGTAATTAATGTCTCAACATCTTACCGAACACGACGAGCTGGTTTCCGATGTGGTTGCCTGCCAGCTGGTTATCAAACAGATCCTCGATGTCATTGACGTCATTGCGCCCGTGGAAGTGCGTGAAAAAATGACCACTCAGCTGAAAGCTATCGACTTCGCCAGCCATCCGGCCTCTGCCGATCCGGTGACCCTTCGTGCGGTGCAAAAAGCGATCGCGTTGATTGAGCTGAAGTTTACCCCGCAAGAAGAAACGCATTAATAACAGGCCTCGCCGGTCACCGGCGGGGCCTCCTTCTTTAATGGGAAACGACGGTCTGCGCGGGCGCAGGGGCAGCATCTTTGAACAACTTGCTGTTTCCCCAACACTCTTCGTAGCGATGACCGACCAGATCCTCCACAATAACCCGCACATCCGGCGCGATATCGCTGATTTTGCCGCCCGCTTTGATCCGCGCGACTTCCTGCAACACCACCAGATGAGTTTTACGATCCAGCTTCATCTGCTTGCTGAAGACGATGGCCGCCAGGGCTAATGCGATCACCCCGACGCAGAATACCACCGCGATAGCGGTCACCGCGCTTTCCGGCTGGCTGTGCGCTTTTGACTGGAAACCGTAGAAGCTCAGGATCGCCCCCATCGAAAACACCACAATCGAGCGCAGAATTTTTCCTGAGAAGGTCATCGCGCCGGCATAGATCCCTTCCCGGCGGCGTCCGGTGTAGATTTCATCGACATCGGCCAGGAAGGTATAAACGGTCCACGGTATATAGTAAACCCCGCCTGTACCCAGGCCGAACAGTACGGTGATACCGAACATCAGCACCGTTGCCAGACCTGACGGCAGATGGAAAAACCACAACGAGGTGTACAGCAGAACCGCGAAAATCACGATCCCCAGCGCCAGAATATAGGGTTTACTGAAGCCCTTTTTTACGCACAGGCCGATAAACAGCGCTGTAGAGATTAGTTGCAGAATCGAGTTCAGGCTGTTCAACCCAGCGACCATCGCCGGATCGTGCTGCAGAACGAAGATCACGAAATAGGTAAAAATGGAGGCAAACAGCCATTCCGCGCCAAACCCGCACAGGTACATACCAAGATGTTTGCGGAATACGCGCAGATAAAATGTGGAACGCATATCTTTGGCCAGCGACAGCAGGGTGCTGAGCAGTCCTTTCTTCGCGCTGGTATCCACTTCTTCCTCGCGCTCCCGCTCCCAACTGCATAGCCACAGACAGGAAATGGCGATGATCAGAATGGCGCCGTAGGTTAGCCCGGTGAGGAAGAAGGGGGTCGCAGAATCTTTGCCATACAGCAGAATGAACTGGCCGGGAATAAACGCTGCGAGGAAGTTGGCCAGCTTGCCAAAGATAGCTTTATAGCCGGTAAGCTTTGAGCGCAGCGAGAAATCATCGGTCATCTCTGTCGCCAGCGTTTCATAGGGCACCATGATAGAGGTGTAGATGATCTCAAACACCACATAGGTACACAGGTAATACCAGAAACTCAGGCCCTCGACCCACAGCAGTGGGTAGAACATCATCAGTGGAATACCGATCAGCAGAAAGAAACGCCGGCGGCCAAAGCGCTTGCCTAAGCGCGTTTTGCCAAAATTATCCGTCAGGTAGCCCATCAGCGGGTTGCTGATAGCGTCAATGATGCTGGCGACGGAGAAGATAAATGAGGCCTCGATCAGCGTCAGGCCGCAGAAGGTTGTATAAAAATAGAGTAACCACGCGCCGCTAATCGCCAGTGCGCCGCTTCCCAATAGGTTACCGCCGCCGTAGGCTAACTGATGGCGTAACAAAATCGGTCTTCCCTGCAGCCGTTCAGAGGCTGAAGCCGTGTATCGAGCCATAAAATAAACCCCGTGTTTTAAATTTTTGAAACGCTGTTTTTATATTTCTTTATGGTTCGTGAAAAAGTGACCCGGCTCACTAATCCCCCCTATGGGGTCACGGTGATGAGGGAATGGGATCGAGTTAAAACTTTTTTATTCTTGAAAGGAATAATCGGCTAGGAAAAATAGACGTAATGGATTAATAAA is a genomic window containing:
- the ftnA gene encoding non-heme ferritin yields the protein MLKTEMIDKLNEQMNLELYSSLLYQQMSAWCSYHSFEGAAAFLRRHAQEEMTHMQRLFDYLTDTGSLPRINAIASPFADYASLDELFRQTYEHEQLITRKINELAHAAMTSQDYPTFNFLQWYVAEQHEEEKLFKSVIDKLTLVGKSGEGLYFIDKELATLDTQN
- a CDS encoding glycosyltransferase family 2 protein; this encodes MDIMKSKSPSLAIVVPCYNEKDAFPFCLDGLTSVLSNLISKGKISDKSYILFVDDGSRDDTWEQIKAASCKNSFVRGLKLSRNRGHQIALMAGLSNADTDVTVSIDADLQDDISCIEKMIDKYHEGFEIVYGVRDNRDSDSVFKRTTANKFYSLMSWLGVNQVPNHADFRLLGRTALSALNKFKEQNVYLRGLIPLLGYKSTNVYYSRDERVAGESKYPLKKMLSLALEGITSLTITPLRMIAMAGIVTCLISSIAAIYAVIEKLQGDTVAGWTSVMIAIFFLGGVQMLSLGIIGEYIGKIYMESKNRPKFFIEEKAGGENEI
- a CDS encoding YecA/YgfB family protein; protein product: MNTGPLNENELEWLDETLAKYATDGTILDVSELDGLLTAILSAPTDIEPAEWLLAIWGGADNVPRWANDRERDRFVNLTLQHMSDIAERLESYPDQFEPLFGTREAEGQELTIVEEWCFGYLRGVALSDWSTLPAELQPELDAIALHGSEEQFSALDNLTADEFIASIERITPAALALYQYWMANPLPVVVPQPVRNEAKIGRNDPCPCGSGKKYKQCCLAK
- a CDS encoding DUF2766 family protein gives rise to the protein MSQHLTEHDELVSDVVACQLVIKQILDVIDVIAPVEVREKMTTQLKAIDFASHPASADPVTLRAVQKAIALIELKFTPQEETH
- a CDS encoding RpiB/LacA/LacB family sugar-phosphate isomerase; translated protein: MKIALMMENSQANKNAIILNELNAVADEKGFPVYNVGMSDENDHHLTYIHLGIMASILLNSKAVDFVVTGCGTGQGALMSLNIHPGVVCGYCIDPADAFLFAQINNGNALSLPFAKGFGWGAELNVRFIFEKAFTGRNGEGYPPERKEPQVRNAGILNQVKAAVVKENYLDTLRAIDPQLVKTAVSGPRFQQCFFENCQDKAIEDFVRQIVG
- a CDS encoding YecH family metal-binding protein — translated: MSSIHGHEVLQMMLASEEPWTLSSLEAAIHRRFGAEARFHTCSAENLSAAELVAFLEKKGKFIAKEEGFTTAENKICRH
- a CDS encoding MFS transporter, producing the protein MLRHQLAYGGGNLLGSGALAISGAWLLYFYTTFCGLTLIEASFIFSVASIIDAISNPLMGYLTDNFGKTRLGKRFGRRRFFLLIGIPLMMFYPLLWVEGLSFWYYLCTYVVFEIIYTSIMVPYETLATEMTDDFSLRSKLTGYKAIFGKLANFLAAFIPGQFILLYGKDSATPFFLTGLTYGAILIIAISCLWLCSWEREREEEVDTSAKKGLLSTLLSLAKDMRSTFYLRVFRKHLGMYLCGFGAEWLFASIFTYFVIFVLQHDPAMVAGLNSLNSILQLISTALFIGLCVKKGFSKPYILALGIVIFAVLLYTSLWFFHLPSGLATVLMFGITVLFGLGTGGVYYIPWTVYTFLADVDEIYTGRRREGIYAGAMTFSGKILRSIVVFSMGAILSFYGFQSKAHSQPESAVTAIAVVFCVGVIALALAAIVFSKQMKLDRKTHLVVLQEVARIKAGGKISDIAPDVRVIVEDLVGHRYEECWGNSKLFKDAAPAPAQTVVSH
- a CDS encoding GtrA family protein translates to MELLVLTSIKSQAVRYVFVGLANTALTAAVIFSLMQFGVGIYLSNVSGYVAGILFSFIMNVRFTFSTSLSLIKFIKFLSVCAICYIFNLVAMKFFLTLMPQHVYTAQFIGMFFYTAIGFILNKFWSMK
- a CDS encoding MFS transporter, which encodes MNTAISSRDERTFSAPALLVAGAFFMEFLDGTVIATALPDMARDFGVSAVELNIGISAYLITLAVLIPASGWIADRFGARAIFTLALGIFTLASVFCGLSTEVNTFVAMRILQGVGGALMVPVGRLAVLRTTPKHLLIKAIATLTWPALVAPIIGPPLGGFITRYASWHWIFFINVPLGLAAIILSLRIIPDIRETERRSFDLTGFITTSVAMVSLVTAMERLGDRQPAIWPTLALAALGFGCLLYSIRHFRRTAAPMVRLDALQVPTFRVTMYGGSLFRASISAVPFLLPLLFQVGFGMDPFHSGLLVLAVFVGNLTIKPATTPLIRWLGFRRLLLINGALNVCSLLACALLTPQTPVWAIMLILYLGGVFRSIQFTGVSTLAFADVPAAQMSDANTLFSTASQLAVGLGITLGAIGIRLGEQVGDWLHLTELPGISFRLSFVFIAFICLVGMIDSLHLARTAGSSVSEKKK
- a CDS encoding dihydrodipicolinate synthase family protein gives rise to the protein MFTGLCAFPLTPLRQQKIDEKAFIRILARLNDAEVDSLGILGSTGSYAYLSREQRRRVVQVAKVHAGSIPMMVGVGAIATSEVLRLVEDAQEAGADALLLPMMSYQPLSAEEIFAFYEEVCRHVSVPVCLYDNPRTTRVMLADELQGRIAALPAIASIKIPGLPAPQASERVAALRQHLPSRVTLGVSGDAWATAGLQAGCEAWYSVCGGLFPQHSLALVRAIRSGDVAQTAALNEQLAPLWRCFDRYGGSLRVIASAAAILGLCDPDSLPRPLLSLGEEACREVAVALRGLA
- the tyrP gene encoding tyrosine transporter TyrP; the protein is MKNRTLGSILIVAGTTIGAGMLAMPLAAAGVGFGVTLGLLFTLWALMCYTALLLLEVYQHVPADMGLGSLAARYLGRYGQWVTGFCMLFLLYALTAAYISGAGELLASSLNQWLGWQLPPAAGVLIFTLLGGAVVCIGTALVDLFNRFLFSAKIIFLVIMLALLMPHIHQVNLLTLPVEQGLALSAIPVVFTSFGFHGSVPSIVSYLGGDIRKLRRVFIIGSFIPLVAYIFWQLATLGSIDAPAFTALLAKNAGLNGLLEAIREVVASPHVELAVHLFADLALATSFLGVSLGLFDYLADMFQRKNSVGGRLQSGVITFLPPLAFALFYPRGFVMALGYAGVALAVLALMLPALLVMKSRRQHPQAAWRVAGGAPALWLVLLCGVGIVAIQFCIVAGLLPAVG